The Streptomyces sp. NBC_00775 genome includes the window TCATCTACCGAAACACAATCAGGAGGCAAGCCGTGAGCGCGACCGCGGACCACGCGGAGGAGCGGACCAACCCGGCCGCCAGGCTGGGGTTCGAGCCCGGACAGGTGGTCCAGGAGATCGGCTTCGACGACGACGTTGACAACGAGCTCCGTGAAAGCATCGAATCGTTGATCGGCCAGGAACTGGCCGACGAGGACTACGACGACGTCGCTGACGTCGTGCTTCTGTGGTTCCGAGACGAGGACGGCGACCTCACGGACGCTCTGGTGGACGCCATCGGTCTCCTTGAGGACGGCGGCATGATCTGGCTGCTGACCCCGAAGACCGGCCGGGACGGCTACGTCGAGCCCAGCGACATCAACGATGCCGCGCAGACCGCCGGCCTCTCCCAGACGAAGAGCATCTCGGTCGCGAAGGAGTGGTCGGGCACGCGCCTGGCCTCGCCCAAGTCGAAGCGCTGAGCCACCGCTCCGTCTGCCGCAGAGCAACGTGAGACCCCCGCCGACACCACCGTCGGCGGGGGTCTCACGCATGCCCGAACCCGTTCGCGGGGGTCGCGCCGGGGGCGTGCGCCGATCACTGCGTACGCTGGTCGTCACCCGAACAGACCCTTGGAAGGGAAGCGTGTGACTATGGCGATCGAGGTCGGCTCCAAGGCCCCGGACTTCGAGCTCAAGGACAACCACGGCGCCACCGTGAAGCTGTCCGACTTCCGCGGTGAGAAGAACGTGGTGCTGCTCTTCTACCCCTTCGCCTTCACCGGCGTGTGCACGGGTGAGCTGTGCTCCCTGCGCGACAACCTTCCGCAGTTCACCGACCGCGACACCCAGCTGCTGGCCGTGTCCAACGACTCCATCCACACCCTGCGTGTCTTCGCCGAGCAGGAGGGCCTGGAGTACCCGCTGCTCTCCGACTTCTGGCCGCATGGCAACACTTCGCGCGCCTACGGCGTCTTCGATGAGGACAAGGGCTGCGCGGTGCGCGGCACGTTCATCATCGACAAGGAGGGCGTGGTCCGCTGGACCATCGTCAACGGTCTGCCGGACGCGCGTGACCTGAACGAGTACGTCAAGGCGCTCGACACCCTGTGATTCTTCGGTTCCAAGCCCTGCGGGGTCCGGGAACCCGTCACTAGGATCGACACGTTGATCCGATACCAACGCACTACGGGGCTTCCCGCCCCCGGACACCATTGGGAGGACTCGTGGGAGTCAGCCTCAGCAAGGGCGGCAACGTATCGCTGACCAAGGAGGCCCCGGGACTGACCGCGGTCATCGTCGGTCTGGGATGGGACGCCCGTACGACGACAGGCGTCGACTTCGACCTCGACGCCAGCGCCATCCTCACGAACGCGGACGGCAAGGTCAGCAGTGACGCCAACTTCGTGTTCTTCAACAACCTCAAGAGCCCGGACGGCTCGGTCGAACACACCGGGGACAACATCACCGGTGAGGGTGAGGGCGACGACGAGCAGATCAAGGTCAACCTCGCCGGCGTCCCGGCCGACGTCCAGAAGATCGTGTTCCCGGTCTCGATCTACGACGCCGAGAACCGCCAGCAGTCGTTCGGCCAGGTCCGCAACGCCTTCATCCGCGTGGTGAACCAGGCGGGCGAGGCGGAGATCGCGCGCTACGACCTCTCCGAGGACGCCTCGACGGAGACCGCGATGGTCTTCGGCGAGCTCTACCGCAACGGCGCGGAGTGGAAGTTCCGCGCCATCGGCCAGGGCTACGCCTCGGGCCTGCGCGGCATCGCGCAGGACTTCGGCGTGAACGTCTGAGCCGTTCCGCGCCTTGGCGTGAACGTCCGAGTCGATCTGGGCTCGGGCGGGAACGCTTGAGTCGGATGGCCTTCGGCTCTCAGGCCCGGCACCGCACCTCACGTGCGGTGCCGGGCCCGCAACACAACTGAAGGATTGACCTCGGGGAGGACCAGCATCATGGGCGTCACGCTCGCCAAGGGAGGCAATGTCTCCCTCTCGAAGGCCGCACCGAACCTCACGCAGGTGATGATCGGGCTCGGCTGGGACGCGCGCTCCACCACCGGAGCCGACTTCGACCTCGACGCCAGCGCCCTGCTGTGCAACGGCGGCCGGGTGCTCGGGGACGAGTGGTTCATCTTCTACAACCAGCTCAAGAGCCCGGACGGCTCGGTGGAGCACACCGGTGACAACCTCACGGGTGAGGGCGAGGGCGACGACGAGTCGATCCTGATCGACCTCTCCAAGGTGCCGGCCAACGTGGACAAGATCGTCTTCCCGGTCTCCATCCATGACGCCGACAACCGCGGCCAGACGTTCGGCCAGGTCAGCAACGCCTTCATCCGCGTCGTCAACCAGGCCGACGGCCAGGAGCTCGCCCGCTACGACCTCTCCGAGGACGCCTCCACGGAGACAGCGATGATCTTCGGCGAGGTCTACCGCTACAACCAGGAGTGGAAGTTCCGAGCGGTCGGTCAGGGGTACGCGTCGGGCCTGCGGGGCATCGCCCTCGACTTCGGGGTCAACGTTTCCTAGCCCGCCTAGGTCAGCCGAAGGGGCAGCCCTCTAGACTTCGTGGTCAACAGTGAGTAAAGCCGAGTACGGCGCGGGGGAGACCCGTACATACACGATTGGGTAGCCAGTGCTTCTGAAAACCTTCGGCTGGTCGTTCGCGATTACCGCGCTCGGTCTGGTCGCAGCGGCGTTCTACGGGGGGTGGACCGCCTTCGGTGTAGTGGCGATCCTGGCCGTCCTGGAGATCTCGCTGTCCTTCGACAACGCGGTGGTCAACGCCGGAATCCTGAAGAAGATGAGTGCCTTCTGGCAGAAGATCTTCCTCACGGTCGGTGTGCTGATCGCCGTCTTCGGCATGCGACTGGTCTTCCCTGTCGTCATCGTTGCCGTCACCGCCAAGATCGGCCCGATCGACGCGGTCGACCTCGCGCTGAACAACAAGGACCACTACCAGGAGCTCGTGACCGACGCCCACCCGGCGATCGCCGCCTTCGGCGGCATGTTCCTGCTGATGATCTTCCTCGACTTCATCTTCGAGGACCGGGACATCCAGTGGCTGCGCTGGATCGAGCGGCCGCTGGCCAAGCTCGGCAAGGTCGACATGCTGGCGGTCTGCATCGCCCTGGTCGTCCTGCTGATCACCTCGTTCACCTTCGCGGCCAACGCCCATCAGCACGGCGGCGCGCACGTCGACAAGGCGCAGACGGTGCTGATCGCCGGCATCGCGGGCCTGATCACGTACATGGTCGTCGGCGGACTCTCCGGCTACTTCGAGGACAAGCTCGAGGAAGAGGAGGAGCGCGAGCACGAGGAAGAGGAGGAGGCCGAGCGCACCGGCAAGAAGAAGCCGGCCGTCGTCCTCGCCGGCCAGGCCGCGTTCTTCATGTTCCTCTACCTGGAAGTGCTGGACGCGTCCTTCTCCTTCGACGGCGTCATCGGCGCCTTCGCCATCACCAACGACATCGTTCTCATGGCGCTCGGCCTCGGCATCGGCGCCATGTACGTCCGGTCGCTCACGGTCTACCTGGTCCGCCAGGGCACCCTCGACGACTACGTCTACCT containing:
- a CDS encoding DUF3052 domain-containing protein: MSATADHAEERTNPAARLGFEPGQVVQEIGFDDDVDNELRESIESLIGQELADEDYDDVADVVLLWFRDEDGDLTDALVDAIGLLEDGGMIWLLTPKTGRDGYVEPSDINDAAQTAGLSQTKSISVAKEWSGTRLASPKSKR
- a CDS encoding peroxiredoxin, with protein sequence MAIEVGSKAPDFELKDNHGATVKLSDFRGEKNVVLLFYPFAFTGVCTGELCSLRDNLPQFTDRDTQLLAVSNDSIHTLRVFAEQEGLEYPLLSDFWPHGNTSRAYGVFDEDKGCAVRGTFIIDKEGVVRWTIVNGLPDARDLNEYVKALDTL
- a CDS encoding TerD family protein, yielding MGVSLSKGGNVSLTKEAPGLTAVIVGLGWDARTTTGVDFDLDASAILTNADGKVSSDANFVFFNNLKSPDGSVEHTGDNITGEGEGDDEQIKVNLAGVPADVQKIVFPVSIYDAENRQQSFGQVRNAFIRVVNQAGEAEIARYDLSEDASTETAMVFGELYRNGAEWKFRAIGQGYASGLRGIAQDFGVNV
- a CDS encoding DUF475 domain-containing protein, which gives rise to MLLKTFGWSFAITALGLVAAAFYGGWTAFGVVAILAVLEISLSFDNAVVNAGILKKMSAFWQKIFLTVGVLIAVFGMRLVFPVVIVAVTAKIGPIDAVDLALNNKDHYQELVTDAHPAIAAFGGMFLLMIFLDFIFEDRDIQWLRWIERPLAKLGKVDMLAVCIALVVLLITSFTFAANAHQHGGAHVDKAQTVLIAGIAGLITYMVVGGLSGYFEDKLEEEEEREHEEEEEAERTGKKKPAVVLAGQAAFFMFLYLEVLDASFSFDGVIGAFAITNDIVLMALGLGIGAMYVRSLTVYLVRQGTLDDYVYLEHGAHYAIGALAVILMVTIQYEIHEVITGLVGVVLIAWSFWSSVRRNKALAAAEGKGESSDEKAEVSSGV
- a CDS encoding TerD family protein, which encodes MGVTLAKGGNVSLSKAAPNLTQVMIGLGWDARSTTGADFDLDASALLCNGGRVLGDEWFIFYNQLKSPDGSVEHTGDNLTGEGEGDDESILIDLSKVPANVDKIVFPVSIHDADNRGQTFGQVSNAFIRVVNQADGQELARYDLSEDASTETAMIFGEVYRYNQEWKFRAVGQGYASGLRGIALDFGVNVS